The sequence below is a genomic window from Ignavibacteriales bacterium.
AACAATTCCTTGTATTCAATAAAAAGATTAGTAAACCTTTCGTGCATTTCCTGGCTGCAGTAAGTCCAGCTCTCTCTTCTTGATAAATCTTTATACAGAAGTTTAAAATCATCAAGGGTTAACACATTGATAAAATTTTTCATCATAAAAATGAAGTACCGGGAAGGTTCGACTCTTCTAAGCAGGTTATCAACGGTTAATGATTCTTTCTGGAAATCACCAAAAAAATCCCTGTTAAAATTATTAAAGCCAAGAAGTGAAATAGTCCCGTCATCTCCAGTGCCTACAACAAGGGTTTCGTCGTCTTTTGATAGTAGTCCGAATATTTTCTGAATATGCGAAAGGGAGATTCCAATAGTGTGTGAAAAGATCATAAGGTTCTTCGGTGTAAAGGAAAAATATTTTTCAGATAATACTTTCAGGCAGGATTCGGGATCATTCATATCGCTGTATAGTGTAGTGATATTTGCTTTTAGGATTTCGGACGGGACATAATTCTTGTCAGCATTATCAAAACATAATGTAAGGTTTAACCGAGGATTTAGAGTATAAAGGTTTTGAAAGTTTGTTGTGAACAATGTGCTGTTAAGCGCAAGACTGTCAAACTCACGCAGAAAGGAGTAGTTCCTCTGCTTTTGAGGATTGAAAATCGGTTCCTTTGAAAACAAAAATATTGATGAATTTCTTTTCATATAACTTTTATATCCCCCGCTGGTTTTCCTAACAGATTTCCTATAAAGTTTCTGTAATGTAAAACTTCCTGTTCATAATAAATTTTACTTGAACCATGAGAATTTTTAAGCTGCATTTTTCTAAAAGCCAGAGTGGTTGCAGCTTTAATATAAATGGTTCTTATATTTTCATCAACCCATCCGCGTTTGCGCCTTAATGATGAGTTAAGAATGCTAAGATGATCTATGGGTATTATACCATTATTAACTTCTTCTATAAGCTCTGTAAATAAAACTTTTTTCTCACTCATAACGGATAGTGAAAATACCACTGTGAATATTATCACTGTAAATCCCATGAAGAGAAATCCAAGCAATGCTGTTGATTCAAAACTTACGCTGAAGTTCCAGGCAAAATGTATAAACATTGCAGAAAATAATCCGGCAACTCCAAGTGCAAATTTTGAACCGGTAGTTTTAAATTTTGCGTAACCCAGGAAAGCACCGAATGTGGCTGTTGCTACGCAATGCATAACGGCTGAAAACAGTGTTCTTATTACAACAATCACTATCCAGTTTGCGACAGATGTGCCGTACGAAACAAAGTAGAAGAAGTTTTCAGTCATCCCGAAACCTAATCCAATTGCACCGCCGTAAACAATTCCATCTGTCATATTATCAAATTTAATATTTCTTATCGTCAGGAAAAGAAAGAATCCTTTTGTTATCTCTTCAACCAGCGGGGCAATAATAATTGTTTCGGTGCGAGCAAGTAAATCTTTATTTGACAAAAAATAAGAAACTAAAGATGAAAGAATGCTGCTGCCGATTACCGCAAGAATAATTGCGCCAAGCGCACCCCATAAAAAATTCAGCAGAACCAACCCGATTGGTTCACGGTCATACCTGTCAACAGCCCATATGATTGAGAGATAAAGTAACATAGGCACAACCGCAGCAACCGCTGATGCAAAGATTAACATTGCACCACTTCAACAGTTTGAAATATTTTTTTTATCAGCATATTTTAATATTGGAAGAGGTTGGAAAATATCAAAATTAAATTTATGGATGACATCGACCAATCAATCATCATTTTTCTTTTAGCCAGGATAACATTTCCTTAATGCGCGGGCGTTTTCCGTAAGACAATATACCTATCCTGAAAATCTTTGCGGAAATTGTTATCGTCACATAAATCGAAATGAACAGTACAAGTGATGTAAGAAAAAACTCGTAGTAATCAATTTCAGATATATTCAATCGAAGCATCATAATTGACGGCGTTGTTAACGGGAAATAGGAAAGTATTCTTATTATCAATGTATCAGGATTCTGTATTGCTGTTATTGCAAACACGATCGGAAGAATGAGTATCAAACTTATATAACTTGTTATCTGCTGCGCTTCCTGCTCAGTTGTAACCACTGAACCGATGCCAACAAAAATTGCGGTGTAAAAAACAAATCCCAGCAGAAAATAATAAAGCATTGGCAGAATATTGGTAAAGGCTTCAAAAGGTATTAAGGTGCTGCCTGCTAATATAGTCCCGATAACAGCCCATAAGAGCAGCTGAGTCAATCCCAGCATGCTGAGTCCTAATATTTTTCCAGCTAACAGTTCATCGGCGGTTGTACTCGAAATTAGTATCTCAATAAGTTTGTTTGATTTTTCTTCTACAAGACTTCTGATTAACATACCGCCTGAATAAAGTATCATCATCATAAGCAGCATAATAAATACGAATGATGAAAAAAATATGATGAGAAAATCGGATTGAGTTTCATTCCCGGCTTCATCAATTTTGATTGAAGAGAATTCAATATCCTTCGAGATATTTGATTTTTCTTCATCGGGTATTCCATACTTCTCAAGTGAGTAACTTATTCTTGTTTCATTAAATGCGTGTTCCAACCTGCGTATATCCCTGTTGCTTGCTGTGGATTTACTTCTGAATTCACCACGCACAGAATCAGTTCCACCGTTAATAATTAAAATGTATCCGTCGAGATAATCGGATATCACTTTCATATCAGCAGATGCTTTTAGATTTTCTTCTGTCCTGTTTTGCTGAGTAAGATCAATAAAAATATAATTTGGCTGACCGTTCTTTAAAATATAACCGTCAATTTTTGCAAGCATTCTTGTGTAAAAAATTTCAGAAGTATCAACTATGCCAATAGCCTTTGAAGTGTTTTCCTCCTGTTCGGCAAGTATCGATGGCAGAATTGAAAATAATATTATTATGCCGGGAGTGATGATCAGTGAGATGATGAACGCTCTTGTTTTTATTTTTTCCAAGAATTCCCAGCGGGCAATTGTTAATATCTTTCTCATTTAACCTCACCGGTTTTTGCCCTGTTGACCACATCAATAAATATCTGGTTCAGTGTCGGTTCAAGAATTGAGAAGTGAGTGATCGAGATTCTGTTAACGAGCAATTTCAGAAATTCTGATGGAGCTACTTCAGACTCTAATTTTATTTCCGCGTAGTTGCTGTAAACATCCAATTGTTTGATACCGGGAAGCGATCTTATTAGTTCAGGGTTGCCTTCAAAACCAATCTTAACATGATTCTCTGCAAAACTCTTTTTAATGCTTGCCAGACTTCCACTGCAGACATCTTTCCCTTTATCTATAAGGAGAATTTCAGAACATAATTTTTCGGCAGTATCCATCTGATGTGTTGAGAGAATAATGATCATTCCGGAACTAATGAATGAAAGCAGCAGATCCTTTATTTGCTGCTGATTGATTGGGTCAAATCCGCTGAAAGGTTCATCAAGTATTAAAAGCTGCGGATTGTGTATCACTGAACAAATGAATTGAATCTTCTGTTGGTTTCCTTTTGAGAGTTCCTCAATTCTTTTGTCTTTTAATCCTGAGATGTTCAATTGTTGAAGCCATTCCTTTGCCCGTTGAATTGAAGCATTCGCCGATAGTCCCTTCAATTGCGCAAAGTATTTTATTACATCTATGACTTTACTTTTTTTATAAAGCCCGCGTTCCTCCGGTAAATATCCGACTACATTATAAAAATGAGGTGAGACGTCTTTTCCGTCAAATCGAATTGAACCGGAAGTGGGTTTTATAATATTCAGTATTGCTCGGATTGTTGTTGTTTTACCGGCACCATTTGGTCCGATTAATCCAAAAATTTTTCCTCTGTCAACAGTAAATGAAATATCCCGGACAGCAACAAGGTCTTTATATTCTTTCCTAAGATTTTGAACAGTCAGCATTAAGTAGTTTAAGATTCGATAGCTTTTTAAAATTTTAATATTGAATAACTCGCTGGCAAATCTAACTAATTATAAAGAATTAAACGAGAATTGAGTTGAGAATCGCGTGTCAGCAATTTACTCTGTCTGCCGGTTCCTCAAAAATTATTTTTCCAGCCACAAGTAGGATGAAAAGAAA
It includes:
- a CDS encoding ATP-binding cassette domain-containing protein; this translates as MLTVQNLRKEYKDLVAVRDISFTVDRGKIFGLIGPNGAGKTTTIRAILNIIKPTSGSIRFDGKDVSPHFYNVVGYLPEERGLYKKSKVIDVIKYFAQLKGLSANASIQRAKEWLQQLNISGLKDKRIEELSKGNQQKIQFICSVIHNPQLLILDEPFSGFDPINQQQIKDLLLSFISSGMIIILSTHQMDTAEKLCSEILLIDKGKDVCSGSLASIKKSFAENHVKIGFEGNPELIRSLPGIKQLDVYSNYAEIKLESEVAPSEFLKLLVNRISITHFSILEPTLNQIFIDVVNRAKTGEVK
- a CDS encoding PrsW family intramembrane metalloprotease; its protein translation is MLIFASAVAAVVPMLLYLSIIWAVDRYDREPIGLVLLNFLWGALGAIILAVIGSSILSSLVSYFLSNKDLLARTETIIIAPLVEEITKGFFLFLTIRNIKFDNMTDGIVYGGAIGLGFGMTENFFYFVSYGTSVANWIVIVVIRTLFSAVMHCVATATFGAFLGYAKFKTTGSKFALGVAGLFSAMFIHFAWNFSVSFESTALLGFLFMGFTVIIFTVVFSLSVMSEKKVLFTELIEEVNNGIIPIDHLSILNSSLRRKRGWVDENIRTIYIKAATTLAFRKMQLKNSHGSSKIYYEQEVLHYRNFIGNLLGKPAGDIKVI
- a CDS encoding ABC transporter permease — protein: MRKILTIARWEFLEKIKTRAFIISLIITPGIIILFSILPSILAEQEENTSKAIGIVDTSEIFYTRMLAKIDGYILKNGQPNYIFIDLTQQNRTEENLKASADMKVISDYLDGYILIINGGTDSVRGEFRSKSTASNRDIRRLEHAFNETRISYSLEKYGIPDEEKSNISKDIEFSSIKIDEAGNETQSDFLIIFFSSFVFIMLLMMMILYSGGMLIRSLVEEKSNKLIEILISSTTADELLAGKILGLSMLGLTQLLLWAVIGTILAGSTLIPFEAFTNILPMLYYFLLGFVFYTAIFVGIGSVVTTEQEAQQITSYISLILILPIVFAITAIQNPDTLIIRILSYFPLTTPSIMMLRLNISEIDYYEFFLTSLVLFISIYVTITISAKIFRIGILSYGKRPRIKEMLSWLKEK